From the genome of Bradyrhizobium sp. ORS 278:
GAAGATACCGGCCGTCATCACCCAGAACATCGACAATCTGCATCAGGACTCCGGCTTTGCCGCCGAGCACGTCATCGAGCTGCACGGTAACACCACCTATGCACGCTGCATCGGATGTGGGCAGCGCTATGAGCTCGCCTGGGTGCGCGAGCGCTTCGCGCGTAACGGTGCGCCGGATTGTCCGGAGTGCGCCGAGCCGGTGAAGACGGCGACGGTTTCGTTCGGTCAGGCCATGCCGGAGAACGAAATGCAACGCGCGGCCGAGCTCGCGCAGCATTGCGACCTTTTCATCGCGATCGGCTCATCGCTGGTTGTATGGCCGGCGGCGGGCTTTCCGTTGATGGCAAAGCAGGCGGGTGCGCGACTCGTGATCATCAACCGGGAACCGACCGATCAGGACGACGTTGCCGACCTCGTTATTCACGACGAGATCGGCGAAGTACTCGGATCGTTCGTCCGTAATTGAACGGAAATTGATGCATTTTTGTCGGTAAGTCTGTTCATATGCCTCACTGAATCCGATTTTTGTCTATGCGCGGCACGAGGGAATGTTATCTTCGATTCGAGAGATTCGCGTGGCTCGTCGAGGGTATAGACGGTGAGCACGCGCAGGGCGCCGTTGCAGGGGTGGCGGCTCACAATTCATCTGTGAGGTCCGGGGTTATGGGGTCGGACGGATTTGAGTCCAAGAAGCTTGGAGTACCGGTCGCTGGTGTAACTACACCAAACCGGCTCGGGGCAGACTATCAGGTCGGTGTCGCGCGCGACTCGGCGATCGACGCGCTGACCGGTCTTGGCGAGAACCTCGTCGAAATCAGCGGCGTCATCAAATGGTTCGACGCCTCGAAGGGATACGGCTTCATCGTTCCCGACAACGGCTGGCCCGACGTGCTGCTGCACGTCACGGTGCTGAGACGCGATGGCTACCAGACCGCCTATGAAGGCGCTCGGCTGGTGGTCGAGTGCGTCCAGCGCGCCAAGGGCTACCAGGCCTTCCGCATCGTCTCGATGGACGAGTCGACCGCGATCCATCCGGCGCAGATGCTGCCGCCGCGCACCCATGTGACGGTGACGCCGACCAGCGGCCTTGAGCGCGCGCAGGTCAAGTGGTTCAACCGCCTTCGCGGCTTCGGCTTCGTCACCTGCGGCGAGGGCACGCCGGACATCTTCGTCCACATGGAGACCCTGCGCCG
Proteins encoded in this window:
- a CDS encoding Sir2 family NAD-dependent protein deacetylase, producing MIASNLQDGVNRLGDMIAAARVIVPFTGAGISTEAGIPDFRSPGGLWTRNRPIDFEEFVASQDARDEAWRRRFAMQETFAAARPSRGHHALVSLYRAGKIPAVITQNIDNLHQDSGFAAEHVIELHGNTTYARCIGCGQRYELAWVRERFARNGAPDCPECAEPVKTATVSFGQAMPENEMQRAAELAQHCDLFIAIGSSLVVWPAAGFPLMAKQAGARLVIINREPTDQDDVADLVIHDEIGEVLGSFVRN
- a CDS encoding cold-shock protein — protein: MGSDGFESKKLGVPVAGVTTPNRLGADYQVGVARDSAIDALTGLGENLVEISGVIKWFDASKGYGFIVPDNGWPDVLLHVTVLRRDGYQTAYEGARLVVECVQRAKGYQAFRIVSMDESTAIHPAQMLPPRTHVTVTPTSGLERAQVKWFNRLRGFGFVTCGEGTPDIFVHMETLRRFGMTELRPGQWVLVRYGPGSKGMMAAEIHPETGSPALSSH